The following proteins are encoded in a genomic region of Cyclonatronum proteinivorum:
- the tnpC gene encoding IS66 family transposase has product MINDLEQLSKPELIALVKSRDKAVQDKDQIIAKTDQKLAVKDQIIADKDQLIAQLQRMLFGQKRERFEADPNQAVLPFEPDEQQCQAEEASHQHKITYVRKKQSRANHKGRVPLPEHLPVEEVEIYPEGDLSAMVCIGTEVTEELECRPAQFYIKRYIRYKYASKNAEGVVIGALPERVIDKGIPGPGLLATILVDKYMDHLPLYRQRHRFLRENIPIAASTLDGWAAQAMDKLEILYQHLVSDTKTRGYLQADETPIKVLESRNKGSCHQGYYWVYHSPITQTVLFDYQPTRSASGPARILDDFTGYLQTDGYGVYTKIGARPGVKYLGCWAHARREFERALDNDYPRAQMALAFIQELYQIERTAREQALAAGQRKELRLDRALPIINELGRWIHTEAKKVLPKSRIGKALSYSANRWDALSGYLYDGTLEIDNNLVENAIRPVALGRKNYLFAGSHKAAQRAAMVYSFFASCKMHQVNPQEWLSHTLQNIMSTKYSDIRQLYPQNFKNKM; this is encoded by the coding sequence ATGATAAATGATCTGGAACAGCTGTCAAAACCCGAGCTCATCGCCCTTGTTAAGAGCAGGGATAAAGCTGTCCAAGACAAGGATCAGATTATCGCCAAAACAGATCAGAAGCTGGCTGTCAAGGATCAGATCATTGCCGATAAAGACCAGCTCATCGCCCAGCTCCAGCGAATGCTGTTCGGGCAGAAGCGTGAACGCTTTGAGGCAGATCCCAATCAGGCGGTCTTGCCGTTTGAACCCGACGAGCAGCAGTGCCAAGCCGAAGAGGCTTCTCATCAGCACAAAATCACCTATGTGCGCAAAAAACAGTCCCGGGCCAATCACAAGGGTCGTGTACCCCTTCCGGAGCATTTACCGGTTGAAGAGGTAGAGATTTATCCTGAGGGAGATCTGTCGGCGATGGTGTGTATCGGCACTGAAGTCACCGAAGAGCTGGAGTGCAGACCCGCTCAATTTTACATCAAGCGGTACATTCGCTATAAGTACGCCTCCAAAAACGCCGAAGGGGTGGTCATTGGAGCGCTTCCCGAACGGGTCATTGATAAAGGCATCCCCGGTCCGGGTCTGCTGGCCACAATTCTGGTGGATAAGTATATGGATCATCTGCCCCTTTACCGGCAAAGGCATCGTTTCCTCAGGGAGAACATCCCGATTGCCGCCTCCACGCTGGACGGGTGGGCCGCGCAGGCAATGGATAAGCTGGAAATTCTTTACCAGCACCTGGTCAGCGATACCAAAACCCGGGGGTATTTACAGGCCGACGAGACGCCCATCAAGGTGCTGGAAAGCCGAAACAAAGGCTCCTGCCATCAGGGGTACTATTGGGTGTATCACAGCCCGATAACCCAAACCGTCTTGTTTGATTACCAGCCTACCCGCAGTGCATCGGGTCCGGCGCGGATATTGGATGATTTTACCGGATACCTGCAAACCGACGGTTATGGGGTATATACTAAAATAGGCGCCCGACCCGGAGTGAAGTATCTGGGATGCTGGGCTCATGCGCGCCGGGAATTCGAGCGGGCCCTGGATAACGACTATCCACGGGCACAGATGGCTCTGGCGTTTATTCAGGAGCTGTACCAGATTGAGCGCACTGCACGCGAACAAGCCCTGGCGGCCGGGCAGCGCAAGGAGCTGCGGCTGGATCGTGCCCTTCCCATTATTAACGAACTGGGCCGGTGGATCCATACGGAGGCTAAAAAAGTGCTGCCCAAAAGCCGCATTGGAAAGGCTCTGAGCTACAGCGCCAATCGCTGGGATGCCTTAAGCGGTTACCTGTATGACGGCACCTTGGAGATCGATAACAATCTAGTCGAAAATGCCATCCGTCCGGTGGCGCTGGGTAGAAAGAACTACCTGTTTGCCGGCTCCCACAAAGCCGCACAGCGCGCCGCCATGGTATACTCGTTCTTCGCCAGCTGCAAAATGCATCAGGTCAACCCCCAAGAATGGCTGTCCCATACGCTTCAAAACATCATGAGCACCAAATACAGCGACATCAGACAGCTATATCCGCAGAACTTTAAAAACAAGATGTAG
- the tnpB gene encoding IS66 family insertion sequence element accessory protein TnpB (TnpB, as the term is used for proteins encoded by IS66 family insertion elements, is considered an accessory protein, since TnpC, encoded by a neighboring gene, is a DDE family transposase.), translating into MFSLSGSHRYYLYCGACDMRKSFDGLSGLVSRELQREPTNGEVFVFLNRRRTHIKLLHWEPGGFVLYYKRLEKGTFTPPPQCSTGQLSWSELILMIEGIQVTVSRKMARYHR; encoded by the coding sequence ATGTTCTCACTAAGCGGTTCGCACCGTTATTATTTGTATTGCGGTGCGTGTGATATGCGCAAGAGTTTCGACGGGCTGAGCGGACTTGTATCCCGGGAGCTGCAGCGGGAGCCGACCAATGGAGAAGTCTTTGTTTTCCTGAACCGCAGGCGCACCCATATCAAGCTGTTGCACTGGGAGCCCGGCGGGTTTGTGCTGTACTACAAACGTCTTGAAAAGGGCACCTTCACCCCGCCTCCGCAGTGCAGTACGGGCCAGCTAAGCTGGTCTGAGCTGATCCTTATGATTGAAGGAATCCAGGTGACAGTCAGTCGGAAAATGGCCCGTTATCATCGCTGA
- the tnpA gene encoding IS66 family insertion sequence element accessory protein TnpA, protein MTKAQKMFELVDEYHNGGKTRKEFCTGHNLKESTFAYWITRRRKADQPQGGFTALDISQPSTCNESVELIYPNGIRVVVPAGDPAVVTRLIRLY, encoded by the coding sequence ATGACAAAAGCACAGAAGATGTTCGAATTGGTGGATGAGTACCACAACGGTGGAAAGACTCGGAAGGAGTTTTGCACCGGTCATAATCTCAAGGAATCTACTTTTGCCTACTGGATTACGCGCAGGCGAAAAGCTGACCAGCCACAGGGGGGATTTACGGCTCTGGATATTTCTCAGCCTTCCACATGTAACGAGTCGGTAGAGCTGATTTACCCCAACGGCATCAGGGTAGTTGTTCCCGCGGGTGATCCGGCGGTGGTGACCCGGCTGATTCGCCTGTATTAA
- a CDS encoding bifunctional class I SAM-dependent methyltransferase/HIT family protein gives MQTSRFNSGPNPNPNSHLTAKERTTLSFPARILLNENRLTGEVLDFGCGFGSDVKLLREKGIPIEGYDRHYFPDYPQKRFDTILCFYVLNVLLPEEQAAVLIELSRLVKPTGRVYIAVRRDLQYEGFRTHRLHQQKTYQCNVVLKSKTIFRNQNCEMYEYRHFNQLSRPENPDCPFCYPEPERELIAESATVYAMYDKFPVSEGHALVIPKRHTADYFDLSFREQSACLFMLNKVKEIVAERYRPDGFNVGINIGEKAGQTIPHVHLHLIPRYAGDVDEARGGVRGVVPSNRSY, from the coding sequence ATGCAGACATCCCGTTTCAACTCCGGCCCTAATCCCAATCCGAACAGCCATCTGACCGCGAAAGAGCGCACCACACTCTCGTTTCCTGCCCGCATCCTGCTGAATGAAAACCGGCTGACCGGTGAGGTGCTGGATTTTGGCTGCGGTTTTGGCAGCGACGTGAAGCTGCTGCGCGAAAAAGGCATCCCCATTGAAGGCTACGACCGCCACTACTTTCCGGACTATCCGCAAAAAAGGTTTGATACCATCCTCTGTTTTTATGTGCTGAACGTGCTGTTGCCCGAGGAGCAGGCGGCGGTGCTGATCGAGCTGTCGCGACTTGTTAAACCCACGGGCCGCGTGTATATCGCGGTGCGGCGGGACTTGCAGTATGAGGGATTCCGGACCCACCGGCTGCATCAGCAAAAGACGTATCAGTGCAATGTGGTGCTGAAATCGAAGACGATTTTCCGGAATCAGAACTGCGAGATGTACGAATACCGGCACTTCAACCAGCTCAGCCGTCCGGAAAATCCGGACTGTCCGTTCTGCTATCCGGAGCCGGAACGGGAGCTGATCGCGGAATCGGCGACCGTGTATGCGATGTATGATAAATTCCCGGTCAGTGAAGGCCATGCGCTCGTCATCCCCAAGCGCCACACAGCGGATTACTTTGACCTGAGCTTCCGGGAGCAGTCCGCCTGCCTGTTCATGCTGAACAAAGTCAAAGAAATCGTAGCAGAACGGTACCGGCCTGACGGCTTCAATGTCGGCATCAACATTGGGGAAAAAGCCGGTCAAACGATCCCGCATGTGCACCTGCACCTGATTCCGCGCTATGCCGGGGATGTGGATGAAGCCCGCGGGGGCGTCCGCGGGGTGGTGCCGTCGAATCGGAGTTATTGA
- a CDS encoding HNH endonuclease domain-containing protein → MPLPPSPSLPIHLLAACFNRTTATYKFFWLLAILQGLEEEGGASGTGSGSAVGSDFGAEAVAGLDNGGGVVLGKRELFARMIANAWYTVNYFHISFGRQDLIQEAIREVNQIETITIDERREAVVQKLLASENPRTRALLWHFNRNVPFRFLSPWFPGQGREGDAQLEKRIYAASQGFASDCPYALYPDFIRINPAWQPYLLANARILKDFCYWNLTLFLQSKNPNVPDIANKLIKPAVRNALTRQRTQFWDVVLAELGSVRCIYTGENLTKGSYAVEHFIPYSFVSHDLIWNLIPADKTFNSIKSNKLPRLERYFEPFFGLQKNAYDILRRKAPRNKLLEDYLTVLPNMAQTQELDEARFREVIQPLVSIASNNGFEFMT, encoded by the coding sequence ATGCCCCTCCCCCCATCCCCATCCCTCCCCATCCACCTGCTTGCCGCCTGCTTTAACCGCACGACGGCGACTTATAAATTCTTCTGGCTGCTTGCGATACTTCAGGGGCTGGAGGAGGAGGGGGGTGCTTCGGGAACTGGTTCTGGTTCCGCAGTCGGTTCAGATTTTGGGGCAGAAGCAGTTGCAGGTCTCGACAACGGGGGCGGCGTGGTGCTGGGGAAGCGGGAGCTGTTTGCGCGGATGATTGCCAATGCCTGGTACACGGTCAACTATTTCCATATTTCTTTTGGGCGGCAGGACCTTATTCAGGAGGCCATCCGGGAGGTGAACCAAATTGAGACGATTACGATTGATGAGCGGCGGGAGGCGGTGGTGCAGAAGCTGCTGGCTTCGGAAAATCCCCGGACCCGCGCGCTGCTCTGGCATTTCAACCGGAATGTGCCATTCCGGTTTTTGAGTCCGTGGTTTCCCGGGCAGGGCAGGGAAGGGGATGCGCAGCTGGAGAAGCGCATTTATGCGGCATCGCAGGGGTTTGCATCGGATTGCCCGTATGCCCTGTATCCGGATTTCATCCGCATCAACCCCGCATGGCAGCCGTATCTGCTGGCCAATGCGCGCATCCTCAAGGATTTCTGCTACTGGAACCTGACCCTGTTCCTGCAGTCCAAAAATCCCAACGTGCCGGATATCGCAAACAAGCTGATTAAACCGGCGGTCCGAAACGCCCTCACCCGGCAGCGCACCCAGTTCTGGGATGTGGTGCTGGCGGAGCTCGGCTCGGTCCGCTGCATCTACACCGGCGAAAACCTCACCAAAGGCAGCTACGCGGTGGAGCATTTCATCCCTTATTCCTTTGTGTCACACGACCTGATTTGGAATCTGATTCCCGCGGACAAAACGTTCAACAGCATCAAAAGCAACAAGCTGCCGCGGCTGGAAAGGTATTTTGAGCCGTTTTTCGGCTTGCAGAAAAACGCGTACGACATCCTCCGGCGAAAGGCACCCCGGAACAAACTGCTGGAGGATTACCTGACGGTCCTGCCCAATATGGCGCAGACGCAGGAGCTGGATGAAGCCCGGTTCAGGGAGGTCATTCAGCCGCTGGTTTCCATCGCATCCAATAACGGTTTTGAATTTATGACATAA
- a CDS encoding IS5 family transposase has protein sequence MKTTNQLGFSDELLARRRKSSQMAAKLIKIDKLIDWQPIYQKLSVIDQTSKTKGGRPRKPVSWMVKAVFLQSLFNLSNPQLEDQLIDRLSFQRFVGINLDHDIPDFTTFWRFKEAIIQHGLGDIIFDQITGQLEQRGMMLKRGTVVDATIINSVNRPLKKERRQELSEKPSSQIDTDAHSTKKGKRYYFGYKGHIGVDVGTKLIRKQRFTPAHRNDQKPLDELISYDEMSLWGDKAYYLESYKEASRKDGWFYGVLNKPKKGQKLSKKQKRKNKQYSSVRAQVENPFAWMKTTAGLVAMQAKNIARNAFTFANNCACWNVTRALWILSKHKPFGGLVCR, from the coding sequence ATGAAGACAACCAATCAACTCGGATTTTCTGATGAACTGCTTGCCCGCAGGCGTAAATCATCTCAAATGGCTGCCAAGCTAATTAAAATTGACAAGCTCATTGACTGGCAACCTATTTACCAAAAACTTTCGGTTATTGATCAAACCAGTAAAACCAAAGGCGGGCGTCCCCGAAAGCCAGTCAGTTGGATGGTTAAAGCGGTGTTTCTGCAATCATTATTCAACCTAAGCAATCCCCAGTTGGAAGATCAGCTCATCGATCGCTTAAGCTTCCAACGGTTTGTAGGAATCAATCTCGACCATGATATTCCCGATTTTACTACATTTTGGAGGTTTAAGGAAGCCATCATACAGCATGGACTTGGAGATATCATTTTTGATCAGATTACAGGGCAACTTGAGCAAAGAGGCATGATGCTAAAACGTGGTACCGTTGTGGATGCAACGATCATCAACTCCGTGAACCGGCCTCTTAAAAAAGAGCGGCGCCAGGAGCTGTCCGAAAAACCCTCATCACAAATTGACACCGACGCCCATTCTACCAAAAAGGGGAAACGCTATTATTTCGGGTATAAAGGGCATATTGGCGTTGATGTAGGTACTAAACTCATCAGGAAACAGCGATTCACGCCTGCACACAGAAATGATCAAAAACCCCTTGACGAACTCATCAGTTATGATGAAATGAGCTTATGGGGTGATAAGGCCTACTATCTGGAGTCCTACAAAGAGGCGTCCCGCAAAGACGGATGGTTTTACGGTGTTCTGAATAAACCGAAGAAAGGTCAAAAGCTATCTAAAAAACAAAAAAGGAAGAATAAGCAGTACAGCAGCGTCCGGGCTCAGGTAGAGAATCCGTTTGCATGGATGAAAACGACAGCTGGTTTAGTGGCTATGCAAGCCAAAAACATAGCCAGAAATGCTTTCACTTTTGCCAATAACTGTGCCTGCTGGAATGTGACAAGGGCATTATGGATTTTGAGCAAACACAAACCTTTCGGGGGATTGGTATGTCGATGA